The following proteins are co-located in the Sphingomonas donggukensis genome:
- a CDS encoding ABC transporter ATP-binding protein, whose product MRDSSLAVTATGLAKRFGDRRVVDGVDIAVPTGSIYGVLGPNGAGKTTTLRMLLGIIEPDEGSRSLLGHAHPRDASDQVGYLPEERGLYPGMKAVEAIAFMGALRGLDWRAGRKRARVLLEDAGLAHAADQKIKKLSKGMAQLVQLLGSVVHTPELLVLDEPFSGLDPVNQERLEALIVAQRDRGATILFSTHVMAHAERLCDRLTIIAGGKARFEGTVDDARATLPVKARYMPHHPSDDIAKLLPADAQPEGKGWVFTMPNEGIEGVLVKLIDAGYGISGLSIEPARLHDAFVKIVGREALEAAA is encoded by the coding sequence GTGCGCGATTCCAGCCTGGCAGTTACCGCAACCGGCCTCGCCAAACGCTTCGGCGACCGCCGCGTGGTCGATGGCGTCGACATCGCGGTCCCGACGGGGTCGATCTACGGCGTGCTGGGCCCCAATGGCGCGGGCAAGACGACGACGCTGCGGATGCTGCTCGGCATCATCGAACCCGACGAGGGCAGCCGCAGCCTGCTCGGCCACGCCCATCCGCGCGACGCCAGCGACCAAGTCGGCTACCTGCCCGAGGAGCGCGGGCTGTATCCCGGGATGAAGGCGGTCGAGGCGATCGCCTTCATGGGTGCGCTGCGCGGGCTCGACTGGCGCGCCGGGCGCAAACGCGCGCGGGTGCTGCTGGAGGATGCGGGCCTCGCCCACGCCGCCGACCAGAAAATCAAGAAGCTGTCGAAGGGCATGGCCCAGCTGGTCCAGCTGCTCGGATCGGTCGTCCACACGCCCGAACTGCTGGTGCTCGACGAGCCGTTCTCCGGCCTCGATCCCGTGAATCAGGAGCGGCTGGAGGCGCTGATCGTCGCGCAGCGCGACCGCGGCGCCACCATCCTGTTCTCGACTCACGTCATGGCCCATGCCGAGCGGCTGTGCGACCGGCTGACCATCATCGCCGGCGGCAAGGCGCGGTTCGAGGGGACGGTGGACGACGCCCGCGCGACTCTGCCGGTGAAGGCGCGCTACATGCCGCACCACCCGAGCGACGACATCGCGAAACTATTGCCCGCCGACGCGCAGCCAGAGGGCAAGGGCTGGGTCTTCACCATGCCGAACGAAGGGATCGAGGGAGTGCTGGTGAAGCTGATCGACGCCGGATACGGCATTTCCGGCCTGTCGATCGAACCGGCGCGGCTGCACGATGCCTTCGTCAAGATTGTCGGCCGCGAAGCGCTGGAGGCCGCGGCATGA
- a CDS encoding ABC transporter permease: protein MIANKLLRQTLTVARRDFIATVFTPTFLIFLLAPLIMMSFGAVGGLGAASMADSAADKSRIIAIVAPADAGAVVAADKARRDLYRRREGPPTLIVEKPGADPASQARALFDAKDIDPTAVLYGPLDRPTVLHAPVGTHHAAYLAQLAEDVLVTRRVGAGELSVATIEPFKATRTRPSGRGTNQAAFFTVFGLFILTLMLAGQAVGTMAEERSNKVIEILAAAVPLESVFLGKLIGMFGVAVLFVAFWGTVVVNIGQLLPPTFARAFAEVGPAVGPSFAILFLAYFTMAYLLLGAVFLGIGAQASTPREIQMLSLPITIFQVAMFGLSQAAASQPDSTLARVAEIFPFSSPFAMAARAANKPELWPHLLALGWQALWVGLTIWLGARLFRRGVLQSGSPPFWKRGRKPAVS, encoded by the coding sequence ATGATCGCGAACAAGCTGCTCCGCCAGACGCTGACGGTCGCGCGCCGCGATTTCATCGCGACGGTGTTCACGCCCACGTTCCTGATCTTCCTGCTCGCCCCGCTCATCATGATGAGCTTCGGTGCGGTCGGCGGCTTGGGGGCGGCATCGATGGCGGACAGTGCGGCGGACAAGTCGCGGATCATCGCGATCGTCGCCCCCGCCGACGCCGGCGCTGTCGTCGCCGCCGACAAGGCGCGCCGCGACCTGTATCGCCGCCGTGAGGGACCCCCCACACTGATCGTCGAGAAGCCCGGCGCCGATCCCGCCTCGCAGGCGCGCGCGCTGTTCGATGCGAAGGACATCGATCCCACCGCCGTCCTCTACGGTCCGCTCGACCGCCCGACCGTGCTTCATGCACCGGTCGGCACCCACCACGCAGCCTATCTGGCGCAACTGGCGGAGGACGTGCTGGTCACCCGCCGCGTCGGGGCGGGCGAGCTGTCGGTCGCCACGATCGAGCCGTTCAAGGCGACGCGCACCCGCCCGTCGGGCCGCGGCACCAACCAGGCGGCGTTCTTCACCGTGTTCGGCCTGTTCATCCTGACGCTGATGCTGGCCGGCCAGGCGGTCGGCACGATGGCGGAGGAGCGGTCGAACAAGGTGATCGAAATCCTCGCCGCTGCCGTCCCGCTGGAAAGCGTGTTCCTGGGCAAGCTGATCGGCATGTTCGGGGTCGCCGTGCTGTTCGTCGCCTTCTGGGGAACGGTGGTCGTCAACATCGGCCAGCTGCTCCCGCCGACCTTCGCGCGTGCCTTTGCCGAGGTCGGACCCGCAGTCGGCCCGTCCTTTGCGATCCTGTTCCTCGCCTATTTCACGATGGCGTATCTGCTGCTGGGCGCGGTGTTCCTGGGCATCGGCGCGCAGGCGAGCACCCCGCGCGAGATTCAGATGCTGTCGCTGCCCATCACCATTTTCCAAGTGGCGATGTTCGGGTTGAGCCAGGCGGCGGCCTCGCAGCCCGATTCGACGCTGGCGCGGGTAGCGGAGATCTTTCCGTTCAGCTCGCCCTTCGCGATGGCGGCGCGGGCGGCCAACAAGCCGGAGCTGTGGCCGCACCTGCTGGCGCTCGGCTGGCAGGCGCTGTGGGTCGGCCTCACGATCTGGCTCGGCGCCCGCCTGTTCCGCCGCGGCGTGCTGCAATCGGGCAGCCCGCCGTTCTGGAAGCGGGGGCGGAAGCCTGCGGTCAGCTGA
- a CDS encoding cytochrome P450: MATLAPQPDTVYAPDPLDVSRPELYRDDTWHSPFRELRAKGGIHYTEVSDFGPYWSIANYKSIVHVESLPELYSSEAAGITIADLKEGDVRMPMFIAMDRPKHTGQRRTVAPAFTPSEMVRLSANIRARTAEVLDALPVGEGFDWVDTVSIELTTQMLAILFDFPWADRRKLTFWSDWAGDIEIAKDPVKKQERLAHLWECAAYFSQLWNAKVGKEPSPDLISMMIHSDAMSEMDQQEFLGNLILLIVGGNDTTRNSMSAYAYGLDRFPDERGKLENDPGLIANATQEIIRWQTPLAHMRRTATADAEIDGHRIRAGDKLALWYVSANRDESVFADADSIRVDRANARRHLAFGHGIHRCVGARLAELQIGILLEEMAKRRLRVNVTGEPTRVAACFVHGYKSLPVELSRY, translated from the coding sequence ATGGCGACGCTGGCCCCGCAACCGGACACCGTATACGCGCCCGATCCGCTCGACGTCAGCCGGCCCGAACTCTACCGCGACGACACCTGGCATTCGCCATTCCGCGAGCTGCGCGCGAAGGGCGGCATCCATTACACCGAGGTGTCCGACTTCGGGCCGTACTGGTCGATCGCGAACTACAAATCGATCGTCCACGTCGAATCGCTCCCCGAACTCTACTCGTCCGAAGCCGCAGGCATCACCATCGCCGACCTGAAGGAAGGTGATGTGCGCATGCCGATGTTCATCGCGATGGACCGGCCCAAGCACACCGGCCAGCGCCGCACCGTCGCCCCCGCCTTCACGCCCAGCGAAATGGTGCGGCTGAGCGCAAACATCCGCGCGCGCACCGCCGAGGTGCTCGACGCGCTGCCGGTCGGCGAAGGGTTCGACTGGGTTGATACCGTGTCGATAGAGTTGACCACGCAGATGCTGGCGATCCTGTTCGACTTCCCTTGGGCCGACCGGCGCAAGCTGACCTTCTGGTCCGACTGGGCCGGCGATATCGAGATCGCGAAGGATCCCGTGAAGAAGCAGGAACGGCTCGCCCACCTGTGGGAGTGCGCCGCTTACTTCTCGCAATTGTGGAATGCGAAGGTGGGCAAGGAGCCGAGCCCCGACCTCATCAGCATGATGATCCATTCGGACGCGATGTCGGAAATGGACCAGCAGGAATTCCTGGGCAATCTGATCCTGCTGATCGTCGGCGGCAACGATACCACCCGCAATTCGATGTCGGCCTATGCCTACGGCCTCGACCGCTTTCCGGACGAGCGCGGCAAGCTGGAGAATGACCCCGGTCTGATCGCCAATGCGACGCAGGAGATCATCCGCTGGCAGACGCCACTCGCCCATATGCGCCGCACCGCGACCGCGGATGCGGAAATCGATGGCCACCGCATCCGTGCGGGCGACAAGCTGGCGCTGTGGTACGTGTCGGCCAACCGCGACGAAAGCGTGTTCGCCGACGCCGATAGCATCCGCGTCGACCGGGCAAACGCGCGGCGGCACCTGGCGTTTGGGCACGGCATCCACCGCTGCGTCGGCGCGCGGCTGGCCGAATTGCAGATCGGCATCTTGCTCGAGGAAATGGCGAAGCGCCGGCTGCGCGTGAACGTGACCGGGGAGCCGACCCGCGTCGCGGCGTGCTTCGTCCACGGCTACAAGTCGCTGCCGGTCGAACTCAGCCGCTATTGA
- the msrB gene encoding peptide-methionine (R)-S-oxide reductase MsrB, which produces MQTDRRTLLTAAGATAAAALLPLPAFAKYQVEMTDAAWRKKLSPAAYAVLRKQDTEVPFTSPLNKEHRSGVFACAGCALPLFTSVTKFESGTGWPSFYAPLRNAVATTTDRTLGMTRVEVHCRRCGGHLGHVFDDGPKPTGKRYCMNGVAMAFTPRKF; this is translated from the coding sequence ATGCAAACCGATCGCCGCACCCTGCTGACCGCCGCCGGCGCGACCGCCGCCGCCGCGCTGCTGCCCCTCCCCGCCTTCGCCAAATACCAGGTCGAGATGACCGACGCGGCGTGGCGCAAGAAGCTGTCGCCCGCCGCCTATGCGGTGCTGCGCAAGCAGGATACCGAGGTGCCGTTCACCAGCCCGCTCAACAAGGAGCATCGCTCGGGCGTGTTCGCCTGCGCGGGCTGCGCGCTGCCGCTGTTCACGTCGGTGACGAAGTTCGAGAGCGGGACCGGCTGGCCGAGCTTCTACGCGCCGCTCAGGAATGCGGTCGCGACGACGACCGACCGGACGCTGGGGATGACGCGGGTGGAGGTGCATTGCCGCCGCTGCGGCGGGCATCTGGGCCATGTGTTCGACGATGGGCCGAAGCCGACCGGCAAGCGTTACTGCATGAACGGGGTGGCGATGGCCTTCACGCCCCGCAAGTTCTGA
- a CDS encoding CHAP domain-containing protein yields MFVRGFTALVALVLSCTLTAAPAQARFWQCAPYARTISGVNIFGNALTWWSQAAGKYARGVVPKKGAVMSFAATARMRLGHVATVSQVISDRVVLLTHANWSRRGQIERDVRAVDVSAAGDWSKVKVWFAGNGDLGTSSYPVNGFIYAGGAAKAGDAPRVTIAASSPAPVVTTARAAAFKLDL; encoded by the coding sequence ATGTTCGTTCGTGGCTTTACGGCGCTTGTCGCGCTGGTCCTGTCCTGCACGCTCACGGCAGCCCCGGCGCAGGCCCGCTTCTGGCAGTGCGCGCCCTATGCCCGCACCATTTCGGGCGTGAACATCTTCGGCAACGCGCTGACGTGGTGGAGCCAGGCCGCCGGCAAATACGCCCGCGGCGTGGTGCCGAAGAAGGGCGCGGTGATGTCCTTCGCCGCCACCGCACGGATGCGCCTGGGCCATGTCGCCACCGTGTCGCAGGTCATCAGCGACCGCGTCGTCCTGCTGACCCACGCCAACTGGTCGCGCCGCGGACAGATCGAGCGCGACGTGCGCGCCGTCGACGTGTCGGCAGCGGGCGACTGGAGCAAGGTGAAGGTGTGGTTCGCGGGCAACGGCGACCTCGGCACGTCGAGCTACCCGGTCAACGGCTTCATCTATGCCGGCGGCGCCGCGAAAGCTGGCGATGCACCGCGCGTGACGATCGCGGCATCGTCGCCCGCGCCGGTCGTCACCACCGCCCGCGCCGCCGCGTTCAAGCTGGACCTCTAA